A stretch of DNA from Methanolinea mesophila:
CTCTTTTTTCGGGGAGGACGCGTTACAGACCCCCTCGATTATTACACCCAAAGGCGACGTTGACGGACCCGCCGATTCACACGTTTCCACCTGCAATGAAGGACCAGGATGTCCGACGGATCGTAAGGGGAAAAAATGTCGGACCGTCCCCTCCCTCCGGTGCCAGGCCGGGATCGACCGCGTGCCGGATATTAGAATATTCCCGGGTTCCTGTTACCGTCCAGGCCCGGGATCCTCGACATTCACCCGAGAGACCCCCTGCGCGGCCATGTACTTCCCGAGCCCGGCAAGGATGAGCAGTCCCGCAAGGCCGGTCACCAGGACCGTGACCAGGAGCTCGGGGTCTCTCCACGAGATCGCCGCCACCACGAACGCCGCGGCAAGGTTCCGCTGGGCGGTGCCCAGTGCCGATGCCCTGCGCACCCGCGCCACTCCGCCTTCCCCGGCCAGGAACCCGATGACGAATGCTACGACGATAAACAGTATGAGGGCCAGGATCGCACCGGTGACGAAGATCGCGGGCAGGTTCTGGTAATAACTCAGGAAGTACGCCGCAAAGAGCACAATCATGGCGATGAAGGATACTTTCGAGAGAGTTCCCGTCAGCCGCACCGCGACGTTCTCGTACCGGGAACGGATGAACACGCCGATTCCCAGCGGGATCGCAAGCAGAAGCACGAGGGGGACCGCGATATCCAGGGCGTCAACCTCGCCGTGGATTAAGAAGGGGAGCAGCAGGGGTATGGTGACGATGCTTGCGGCGATCATGATCACCGCGGTACCTTCCGCAGGGTCAGGGTCCGCACGGGCAATCCGGTCGAGCCGGGGGAGGAATGTGGCCCCGGCCGCCAGCCCCATCAGGACCAGGCCTGCACCCATCCCGGCGGAAAGCCCTGCAGCAGCGGCCAGGAGCCAGGCCACTATGGGCACGGCGATGAAATTTGCCGCCAGGGCAGGAACGAACAGCCGCAGGTTCCTTATGGGGAGGACGAGCCGGGAGCGCGGCATCGAGAACCCGATCGAGAGCATTCCCGCGACAACGAAGATTACTACTCCGGCGTTCCCGGCGAAGGAGAGCAGGTGATCGATGTCCTGGATCCGGTTCGCGAACACAAGCACGAAACCGGCCGCGATCACGAACCCCAGCGTCGTGAAGAGGAGGGAAGGCACGCGTTTCCAGCGAAGTATCCAGGAGATGACCGGGGTGCCGTAGAGCCCGATCCCCGGGATCCAGGCGATCATTATACAGGAGACCGCCCCGTATCGTTTGATAAACGGATGTTTCTCGGTTTTCTGCTCAAGCCTGGCGATCCATGCACGTACCCGGGTCGAGACCAGGGCGAGTGCGTCACAGGCTTCCCGGATGGCGACGACGATACCCAGGGCGAAGAACGCCATGATCAGCAGGATGAACCAGGGCGAGAGGCCGAAGGCAAGACCGATCGGGGGGGAGGCGGCCTGGAGGGCGAAAGTGGCCCCGATGAACGCGAGTATCACCGCCGCATCAACCCCGAGGACCGCACCGAAGATAAGAGGGACCGCAAGCGAGAGCACAATCAGGAAGAGCAGAGCGAGCATGATCCTCTGTGCCACCTCCCTGCGATTCACGGGTTGTCCTGCCATGTATTGGCGTAGATTAGCGCTCCGACTACTTATTGCTGCATGGTTGGCTCCGGTTCGGGGGAAGCGCGTGCGGTCCTGCAGCTCCCCGGTCTCCGGGTCCGGGGGGTACCGTACATGGAGCGGATCCGAAGTGAGTTCCTCCCAATATTTTTCATTCCCCCGGGCCTTCACAGTCTATGGATGTCCGGTTCTGCGCTCGCTACCGGGGAGACGGAAACCCGCCCTCAAACCGGTTTTGCCGCTCATGCCCCGCACGCGGGGAGGCCTGTGATCTTCTCTGGGAACAGGTGGTCACCCTCTCCCGGTCGAACGGGGGAAAACCGGTCCTCCTCCCCCCGACCAGGGCGGTGATGCTCCCCCATCCGAAAAATCCCGACTTTGTGCGATTGCGGATCAATTGTGAGTGGACGTTGCCGGTAGAAGATTTCCTGCACTTCATCGCCACCGGGCACGCGGGTATGGGTAGAAAGGGGCGGCGGCAGGACCCGTCCGCCTCCCCGAGCATGACCCGGCAGGAACCGTACGTGCAGGCGATCGTCGAGGCGCTGGGCGGGTGGGAGATCCCCGAGATCGTGAAGGTGAAACACGTTCAGCGGGGGCGGTAAGTCCGGGTTCAAGAAAGGACAGGGGGAGTTGAACCTGGAAACGTGCCCTGATTACCGGGGCAGGATCTATGGAAAAAAAATCGAAAAACGGTCCGTGTATCCTTGGGAGAATGGACTTGAGCGAATCCCCGGATGGCCGGTATGATCAGGAGTCACCGGAATTAATCCTCCAGTACCACGTCCCCGCCTTCTTCGTCCGCGAAACTGAAGAGCTGGTCGATGGTGGTCCCCAGTTCTTTTGCCACCGTGTGGGCGAGCCGGAGCGAGGGGTTATACTTTCCCTTCTCCAGGAAGACGATGGTCTCCCTCCGGACACCCACCGCGTCGGCCAGGTCCGCCTGGGTCATGTTCCTCCTCGCCCGGAACTCCTTGATACGGGTCTGCATGAACGTCACCCGGGTTTACCCGACATCTCCCTTCCGGAAGAACCACCACTGGAACCCCTTGGCAGAGACCCCCATCAGGAGGATGAGAAACACCGCAAGGGTGCTGACATCCGGGGTGAACAGCCCAAGGACGTTCAGCCAGAAGATCGCGAACAGGGCGATGAACGTCAGGAACCATGACCAGGAGAGACCGTAGGCCCCGATCTTCCTTGTTCGTTCGTCCTGCTGGTATCTCCCCTTTCCGGAAAGACGGAATGCAGAGATGATCATAAGTACCGAACCGGCGGAGATGCAGGACAGTGAAACACCCCCCTGCAGGGAAGCAGGACCAAGTATGAGCATCAGGAGGCCGGCGCCGAAGACAAGTATCCCGGCGACAAACAGGCCAGTGATCCACGTCTGTGATCCTGATTTATCCGTTGAAGTTTCTTTCATGTAATTTCCCTGATTTTCCAGTTGTTGTGAGATATTTCTCATATATGTTAGATATGTATAACATTATATGAGATAAAGGTAACTATTTTCAGAAGAAGGCGTGCAATTTCTTTCAGGGTCAGCAAATGAAGAGGAGAAGCGGGTATTGTTCATGATGAAATGC
This window harbors:
- a CDS encoding helix-turn-helix transcriptional regulator → MQTRIKEFRARRNMTQADLADAVGVRRETIVFLEKGKYNPSLRLAHTVAKELGTTIDQLFSFADEEGGDVVLED
- a CDS encoding bile acid:sodium symporter family protein; this translates as MAGQPVNRREVAQRIMLALLFLIVLSLAVPLIFGAVLGVDAAVILAFIGATFALQAASPPIGLAFGLSPWFILLIMAFFALGIVVAIREACDALALVSTRVRAWIARLEQKTEKHPFIKRYGAVSCIMIAWIPGIGLYGTPVISWILRWKRVPSLLFTTLGFVIAAGFVLVFANRIQDIDHLLSFAGNAGVVIFVVAGMLSIGFSMPRSRLVLPIRNLRLFVPALAANFIAVPIVAWLLAAAAGLSAGMGAGLVLMGLAAGATFLPRLDRIARADPDPAEGTAVIMIAASIVTIPLLLPFLIHGEVDALDIAVPLVLLLAIPLGIGVFIRSRYENVAVRLTGTLSKVSFIAMIVLFAAYFLSYYQNLPAIFVTGAILALILFIVVAFVIGFLAGEGGVARVRRASALGTAQRNLAAAFVVAAISWRDPELLVTVLVTGLAGLLILAGLGKYMAAQGVSRVNVEDPGPGR